The Arvicanthis niloticus isolate mArvNil1 chromosome 19, mArvNil1.pat.X, whole genome shotgun sequence sequence AAAGGAAACTATAGCCATAGAACAATAAAATAGAGCAAGAGATATTAATATTTCCCAGTAACAGTAGCTaggttgtactggctggttttgtgtgtcaacttgacacaagctggagttatcacagaaaaaggagcctcccttgaggaaatgcctccatgagattcagctgtaaggcattttttcaattagtgatcaaggggggagggccaaGCCCATCGTGGGTAGAAATTGATACCTGCCTGTGTGTTACTAAGGAAATTGATAACTAGGTCTACAGAGACtccaaccagaaaaaaatacattggcacacatacataataaaccTGATCTTTGTTCAAAGTGGCTTGCTGACTACAATTTagatattattttagaaaaagaacCTTTCCACATACCAGGCTTTCATTGTTACCGATGAGGATAGGATTTAAAGCCTGAATCTTAGCCCCTCCTTTTTTCCAAATTTATTCCAGATGTTCATTGAGTTCTCTATGTTCTATCTAATGTGTTCATGAGATAATATGTAAACTATTTGTTTTCTGCTGAGATCAACAATAGAATTAtgtgatttttagttttttaattataCCAAGTTCATTTGAGTTTTATCCTCCTGTCCTACCTTAAATAATGATGGATAGCCATTAATTGATCCACTTTGAACAACTGTGACtctgtttattattttgcatCTACcacataattaatattttctggAGGAAAATATTAAGAGAGGTGTTGAGAGATGCCTGAATCTGTGggtgtaaaaatgaaatttgagtTCATTTAGTTACTACTCACTTAGCAGAATAACAATATTAGTTTCTCCTTAGGGCATATCACCTATACAGGCACAAGTTCATCACAAAATTAACATCACCAGTCATTAGTTACTGTCTGTTGAATAAAGATTAAATTCAACCAGAAAAATAACTGGTCATTACAATAAGATTGTTGTCACTATTGCGCCACGTGTGCATCAATTTGCCCAGCCATTTATTCTACTCCCTGGGTTCACAGCTGTGTAAGACTGTTTATCAGGTACTCCCAAGGTGGCATACCTACACTGTGCTTCGACTATGAAACCCAAGCAGTAGACAGGAAGCTTCTAAGTTGGTTCCACCTGATGGTATAAATGAACAGCTACTGTTCATAAAACTAGAATTCTATCTGTACTTGAGAATTGGGACATTAAATAACCCCTGTAAGAAAGTTATTAAATGGCTTATTATCAAGCCCTTCATGAATATAggtaagagggctggagagatggctcggtggttaagagaactgactgctcttccagaggtcttgagtccaattaccagcaacaacatggtgactcacaaccctCTGCATtggaatctgatgctctttttCAGGTGTATCTGAAAAGAGCAATAGTgaatccataaaataaataaataaaatctttaaaaaaataggcaTATGTAGGTAGAAAACAGCTGGCTGGGAAACTGCATGGTTCCTCAcactgtgtgtagttggctgggaacgccctgggttcctccagctggaagttaggcctggctgctcactaactaaaggcctctccatggttcctcaagGCGCTgacccaacacatgaggaagtccttgggtttccaaaaccagtttattggcatgaaGGATGGTGGGTGGATCAGGATGTACACCCCCTAAAACCcggggtggacctgagttaactagagaggggaatggggggaggggctggggaggaatgcttaattgacttcACCcactggccttcaggtatctcattagtatgtaaatctctctagggcttggggcctgtttatcatgcccacctgtgtacttgactgaagggtgaaggtagaatggagattagacctcctgttaggtcAGACAGGCATATAGGTAAGCAAGCTTGAGCTTCCATCCAGAAAGTCTCTTAATAGGGAAGGAAGTGAGGGTAGAGTTTTTCAAGCCAAAAAGCTGCACTCACATCACATGAGATGTACACTGAAGAGTTctgttatatttgtttgttttttgttgttgttattgggtttgttttttttttcaccttaccCTTCCACAGCAGGGAAATAGGGACCCTTGtacatataaaacacaacataatGGCCATTTTTTCAGGAGTGGCCCTTTGTATATAGATCCTCTCTcagcagagaagcttccttcttgAGAAGATGGGAAATACGATTTACTTCCCTGAGGAGGCTCCAGAGGGTCTGAGGTACAGTGTGAGGACAACCTGACCTGGCCTAAGTCATGCCATTACCCAGTTCTTTTGGTTCTTTTCAAATCCTTGAATTTTATGAAGTGGGGACTGGGCCCTTGGACTCATTGTTCCTGAAGCAACCTAGCATTTACAAGATTAACAACCAGTCAATTCATCAGGGCCCAGTTGTGAAACCAGATGTAGCACTGGAGATAAGAGCACCAGACTTTCACAAAGTCTTTTCCCTTATATCCTTGGTAAGTTATGTATGTGACTATCATACAAATTACTCTGATAGGGTCTACTCCCATCCAAGAGGAGTGGTGCTTGAGCCTGGGGATGTCCTGCCATCCAAGGATATTGTAAATTtaacacctttaactccagtacTCTAATTCACAGACCAAGATTTTTGAATATAATTAcagttgattttaaatttttattatattaaatacactaagtttattttaaatttgcattAAGGTATGTGTTTTAGGATGGACAATAGCATATAGAGATGACTATAGAATGAGAGATATAAATTGGTCTCTCCAGCCGATCTTGTTTccataaataaattttacttgTACTTAGCATGACAAAAATTGCAATTTTAGGTTTCAATTGCCCATGAATAAATTACCCAAATTAATAAACTCAAGTTTGACATGAATTTTTCAGACCCCTATCAATGATACAGTAAGACCTGCACCTATGCTTCCTACTTGACATCACATATCCACTCATCAAACACACCCCTTTTACTGAGTGAGTGCATAAGGCTTGGGTCCATATTTTAATTCCTGCCAAGTTTTCATGACATGAAAGTTGGAGTCATATAAGAAACATTTCTGAAGTGAAAGGAAATACAGGTTCTTTATTCTGGAACTAAACATGACTTCAGTATGTTCTGTTAGATTTTCCCAGAGAAAGAAACACTAATGCCCATTCAGCCTAGGTGAGAACCAATGCAGACAATTTTACAAAAGGTGAGATGTGAATTTACCAAACTTTCTACATGCCCAAGAGAAACAGTATTGGAGGAGCTTGTGCAACCCCACTGAAAAACACCCGACAGTACTATACCATGGGCCAGATCTTAGACCTACATTATGAAAtaataagttttcttttatgtctaTAAGTATAGAAGAAACTCATCAAGCCATACAATATTCAAGCACACTACAGAACACACTGGTTGGGAGGTTATAGCAAAGAGAAGTCTCTACTGTTCTCTGATGTTATTCTCTATATTTGTACTGATGGATGTAATAAGTTGGTGTTGACATTCCAGACTAATTCACTTAATAGTCTATCTACCCTATGGATTGAGTTGGGTAAGGTTTGAAGGACTAGGAATGATCTTTACCACACTCCACAGAGTCACAGAGTTTTATTCAGTATGAATTATTTGATGCCTTTTAAGGGCTGAtgaaatataaacttttaaagaCCTTTGTAGGATTTCTCTTCAGTATGAACTACCTTGTGTCGAGTAAGGCTATAACCATTATCAAAGCCTTTGCCACATTCCACACACTTGTGTGGATTGTCTTCAGAGTGAATTACTTGGTGTTGTACAAGGCGTGAGGATGTGGAAAAGCACCTAGGACACTTTTCACACTTGTAGGATTTCTCTCCATTATGAACTATCATGTGTCGAGTAAGGCTATAACCATTataaaaggctttgccacattccaCACACTTGTGTGGATTGTCTTCAGAGTGAATTATTTGGTGTTGTACAAGGCGTGAGGATGTGGAAAAGCACCTAGGACACTTTTCACACTTGTAGGATTTCTCTCCATTATGAACTATCATGTGTCGAGTAAGGCTATAACCATTattaaaggctttgccacattctACACACTTGTGTGGATTGTCTTCAGAGTGAATTACTTGGTGTCTTCTAAGATAGGAAGATGAGGCAAAACATCTCCCACACTCTTCACACTTGTaggatttctctccagtatgaactgTCATGTGTTGAGTAAGGTTATAAGCATCagcaaaggctttgccacattccaCACACTTGTGTGGATTGTCTTCAGAGTGAATTGCCTGGTGTCTTCTAAGGTTGGAAGATGACAAAAAACATCTCCCACACTCTTCACACttgtaaagtttctctccagtatgaactgTCTTATGTTTCCTAAGGGAGGAGTGATAACGGAAGGCTTTGTGACAATTTTCacacttgtagggtttctctccagtatgaattctttgaTGTTCCTGAAGACCTGCAGAACATGAAAACCTTTTCCCACATTGTTCACATTTATAGGGATTGTCCTCAGAATGAAATGTTTGATGTCTTCTAAggcaagaagatgaagaaaaacatcTGCCACACTCTCCACACTTGTAGGGGTTGTCTGCAGAGTGAATTCTTTGATGTGTtctaaggcaggaagatgagtAAAAACATTTCCCACATTCTTCACACTTGTAGGGGTTGTCTGCAGAGTGAAATATTTGATGTCTTCTAAGGCAGAAAGATGAGGAAAAACATCTCCCACACTCTCCACACTTGTAAGGTTTCTGTCCAGTATGAACTATCTTGTGTACCCTAAGGGCTGAGAGACAACGAAAGGCTTTATAACATTCTCCacacttgtagggtttctctccagtatagaTTTGTTCCTGTTTGTGAAGGTGTAGAGGAGGGAAAAATCTTTTGTTACAATCTTCATATTGGGAGGGATTTTCTCTactatgaattctctgatgttgCTTGAGGATTGAAGGATAGCGAAAGGACTttccacattctttacatttgtaCGGTTTCTCTCTAGAATGAATTCTCTGATGTTGCTTGAGCATTGAAGGATAGTGAAATGATTTGCCACAGTCTTCGCACTTGTAGGGTTTTTTGTCAGCATGATTTTTCTTGTGTATAAAAAGTGACCGGCGACTAATAAAGGCCTTATGACACACTTCACACTCGTAGGGTTTGTCTCCACTGTGACGTCTCTGGTGTATGGAAAGTGCTTTATGAGAACTCAGGGCCTTACCACATTCTCCACACTTGTAGGGTTTGTTCCCTATATGAATTCTTTGTCGTTTCATAAGGAGTGATTTACAATCAGTGGTCTTGCTGTAGTTGTTAGGATCATTGGGTGTTACTCCTGTTCAGCCAAAATTGAGACATGAACAAAAGTTAAGCAATAGTCTTTATACTTATATGacttattatttaaaatgaagacattgaCTCATATTTAtttaagcataaataaaaatctgCAGTATATTTCAATACCTGTAAGCACTGAGCAAAATTCACAAATAGAATAGGTGCAAAGAATGTGTACTTTTACTGGAGTAAGAGCACAATCAAACAGAACATAGAAATAATGGCAGATTATTCAAAATTAAATAGCTAAGTTAGTTGTAAGGGCAGTTTACTACCAGAAACAAGCCTTTCAAGCAATATAGATATAATAATGCCACACATCTATGAAATTATAAAGTACCCaaacctgaaaaagaaaaagttaattgTGACTGTGATTGTGAAATTGGATGAACATCAAATTTATCCTAagtataaagttttattttggaaGGCACAAAAAATATGTTGAATAACATGTAGACTGTCCACATCAAGACTAAACCATATAGCCTAAGGATTTTGGACAgtatttcttgttttatattgATGAATGGAAAATATATACTTGAGAGATATTAAGgcataataataaatatcaaGTTCATCCATGAATAACTAAAATTTTGCTGGGGCAATGTATGTGTCAATGAATACATATGTCAGTTACTTATTAGCTTCTTTGTTTGACTGGCCTTGGTTTTGTTGACACAgtgtttctttgtagccctgcctgtcctgttAATTGCTATGTatatgaggctggccttgaactcagagatccacctgcttcctcctctcaagtgctggaattaatggaATGGGGCACCAGACTTGGCAATAAAATTACCTCTTTCTAAGACTAATTCATTGACAAGATTAAATAACCACTGAGCACTGAGTGGAGAGTGATAATGAAcaggacatgaaaatggaagaGCCCTGTTTACACGTGAAGGGAACTTTCACAGAAGCAAagcttataaatatttttatcttacacTCTCCTTAAATGTTCTATCAATGTATTTTACACATCCACCAAAATATATAGGGTGAGCATACCAAGTGATGATAGGCACTGCACACTTAGAAACAATGATGCAGAAGATCCAAGAAGATCCAATTCTGAAAGCTTATTGAGGAGGTATTAAACACACACTCCTAGTGGTAGAGTTTAATCTTTGAATTATGTTTCCACTAAAGGCATGCATTTTAAGTCCTTATTATTGAGTATGTGATaggaaaacattttagaaatatttgtcCTTCACAAAAAAGTCTTGGGGTGAGTTTCATTAACATATGGGTAAGTGATTTGAGACATACTTAAGTATGGTGTTAGTTTCTTACAATGACTTCCTACCTAGGTCTGTAGAAAATTATGTAAACATTCAGATGTGCAAAGAGTGCAAAGACTGTCACCACCCAGTGTGACTGTCTTTGGTCTAAATTTTATCAAACAGCTCACCCAAGCTAAGCAATACTGCTGAGAAACTGTTGTCCTGCAGCCTCCAAACTTGGAGCTGTAGAAGATGCACTGTTTGAATTGTTTGAATAGATAGAATGAAAACTTTTGAAACTATAGGTCACTAGCCTGCCTCTGGTGTGATTTGCGAGTTTGGCTTTTAAAGTCAATTAAATCAGGGCCAGAGGGTACTGGAGTGACCAATGTATTTGCTGACACCAAACTACAACCTAGTCCTTCTGGTCCTCCAAGGAGGTATTTTTTGTCTGGTATTTAGCTCACTGAATACCTGGTTCTGAATACCCACCTCAAGCTCAAGCATAAAGGACTCAGGTTTCTCCCATAGCCTCTGTCCTGGGTCATACTGGTCCCTGAATCTGTGACAGGCAGAAGGACAACAACAGGACAGCCCAGGGAAAGACTCCAAGTGCTTGAGAACAACTAAGAAGTGAACTGTTTCCAGCAGAGGCTGCTATTATTTACCTCATGGTAGAAATTTCTGTCGAATAAGAACAACTAATGGGCAGTACAAATACCATTGGAGGAACAGTGAGTGTCCAGGTTGCCCAGGCTCAGCCTCCTGCCACAACTTCCAGTAGGAAAGGCACATTCACAGATGACCTGCACAAGTTGGTAGACAACTGGGCCTGAAATGCCATGAATCTTTCAGGCAGGAAAGGCAGCAAAGGACACATGAATTATGAGGGCTCTGGAATGGCAAGGAAGTTCTCTGCTCCTGGGCAGTTGTGCATTTCCATGACCTCAAACCTGGGTGCTCTAACCCCATCTCTGCAGCATCTGCTCCCTCTCTAGGTCACTGCACTAAGTCCATGTGTCCCCACAGCAGTATGGCTTTCCAGCTGCCCCATTTGGCATTCAGTGGAGTGGAACATGTGGTCCAGCACCACAGTTACTTGGCCAGTTCCAACCTGTAGGAACTGCATCCTTGAAAAATTTCTACATTAGCAATCTGCAGAAGTCCATCCCCAGCCCCCCAGGTTCCATCCAACGGACCACCTAGTCAGCTGCATGGATGTTAACTGAGTACAtttggaggcagaaactggaatGCTGTAGTGTGAGTGGTGAGGTTGGAAAGTAGCCTATATACTAACTACTGGTGCTGGGTTTTAACTCATTATTTCTTGCCAGAAGGGAATGTTTTTAGTACCATTTTGAGGCCTCAGAATGGAGAAtcatcttccttctccatttgttggagttttattttattttttaatttatttttattttttattgtgtattatatttacatttcagattttatccccttaccccacttccccccaccacccagaaatctcctatcccatccgccctcctcatgattctatgaggctgtgcccccacctaccactCCCCCAtgcctacctccccaccctcacattccccttgACTcagtgttcgtccttcatgggtccaagaatctcctctcccacttatgcccaacaaggccatcctcccctacatatacagctggagcgatgggtccctccctatgtgctcccaggctggtggtttagaccctggagatcactggttggttggtaatgttgctctcctcatggggtcacaaaccctttctgctccttcagtcttctctctaacttctccattgggaacccttgatcatgTCAGTGGTtcactgtgagcatcgtcctctgaatgtgtcagtctctggcagacttctaaggagacagctatatcaggttttGGCAGCATgcatttccagccatccacatcagtgtccagcttaggtgactgtatatgggatggatacccaggtggaatggtctccagatggcccctccttcagtttctgtcccacgttttgtttgcatatttgctcccttgagtatttttgttactccttctaagtaggactgaggcatccccacttggtcttcctgtttcatgagcttcatgtggtctgtgagttgagtcttcactattccaagcttttgtgCTAACAtccgattatcagtgagtaaataccatgtgtgttcttttgtgattgggttaactcactcaggatgataatttgtagctccatccatttacctaagaatttctcaaattcattatttttaatagctgagtaatactccattgtgtaaatataccacattttttgtatccattcctctgttgagggacatctgggttctttccagcttctggctattataaataagactgctatgaacatagtggagcatatgtccttgttatatgttggagcatcttctgggtatatgcccagaagtggtatagctggatcttcaggtaatgctatgtccagttttatTACTATCTTCTTCCAGTTTTATTATCTTCCAGTTTTATTAttatcttctattagtttcagtgtatctggttttatgtgaaggtctattatccacttggacttgagctttgtacaaggagataagaatggattgatttacatccttctacatgttgaccaccagttgaaccaggaCCATtggctgaaaatgctgtcctttttccactggatggttttagctcctttgtcaaagatcaagtgatcataggtgtgtaggttcatttctggatcttcagttctatcccattgatcttcctgcctgtctttgtacaattaccatgcagtttttattactattgccctgtagtacaatttgaggttagggacggtgattcccccagaagttcttttattgttgagaatagttctcgctatcctggattttttgttattccaaatgaatttgaaaattgctctttctatctctatgaagaattgatttggaattttgatggggattgcattgaatctatacattgcttttggcaagatggccattttttactaataaattagtaattaattaattactaattaattaatcctgacaatccaggagcatggtagatctttgcatcttctgaggtcttcttctattcctttcttcagagactttgaagttcttgtcatacagatcttttatttgcttggttagattcactccaagatattttatattgtttgtaactattgtgaagagtgtcatttccctaatttctttctcagcctgtttattctttaaatagaggaagg is a genomic window containing:
- the LOC117723893 gene encoding uncharacterized protein LOC117723893 isoform X2, whose protein sequence is MMEMLSFWDVAIDFSPEEWECLEPAQWNLYRDVMLENYSNLAFLGLALSKPFLVIFLEQRQGPCDVKSPAAATVYPGVTPNDPNNYSKTTDCKSLLMKRQRIHIGNKPYKCGECGKALSSHKALSIHQRRHSGDKPYECEVCHKAFISRRSLFIHKKNHADKKPYKCEDCGKSFHYPSMLKQHQRIHSREKPYKCKECGKSFRYPSILKQHQRIHSRENPSQYEDCNKRFFPPLHLHKQEQIYTGEKPYKCGECYKAFRCLSALRVHKIVHTGQKPYKCGECGRCFSSSFCLRRHQIFHSADNPYKCEECGKCFYSSSCLRTHQRIHSADNPYKCGECGRCFSSSSCLRRHQTFHSEDNPYKCEQCGKRFSCSAGLQEHQRIHTGEKPYKCENCHKAFRYHSSLRKHKTVHTGEKLYKCEECGRCFLSSSNLRRHQAIHSEDNPHKCVECGKAFADAYNLTQHMTVHTGEKSYKCEECGRCFASSSYLRRHQVIHSEDNPHKCVECGKAFNNGYSLTRHMIVHNGEKSYKCEKCPRCFSTSSRLVQHQIIHSEDNPHKCVECGKAFYNGYSLTRHMIVHNGEKSYKCEKCPRCFSTSSRLVQHQVIHSEDNPHKCVECGKGFDNGYSLTRHKVVHTEEKSYKGL
- the LOC117723893 gene encoding uncharacterized protein LOC117723893 isoform X1 translates to MKEMLSFWDVAIDFSPEEWECLEPAQWNLYRDVMLENYSNLAFLGLALSKPFLVIFLEQRQGPCDVKSPAAATVYPGVTPNDPNNYSKTTDCKSLLMKRQRIHIGNKPYKCGECGKALSSHKALSIHQRRHSGDKPYECEVCHKAFISRRSLFIHKKNHADKKPYKCEDCGKSFHYPSMLKQHQRIHSREKPYKCKECGKSFRYPSILKQHQRIHSRENPSQYEDCNKRFFPPLHLHKQEQIYTGEKPYKCGECYKAFRCLSALRVHKIVHTGQKPYKCGECGRCFSSSFCLRRHQIFHSADNPYKCEECGKCFYSSSCLRTHQRIHSADNPYKCGECGRCFSSSSCLRRHQTFHSEDNPYKCEQCGKRFSCSAGLQEHQRIHTGEKPYKCENCHKAFRYHSSLRKHKTVHTGEKLYKCEECGRCFLSSSNLRRHQAIHSEDNPHKCVECGKAFADAYNLTQHMTVHTGEKSYKCEECGRCFASSSYLRRHQVIHSEDNPHKCVECGKAFNNGYSLTRHMIVHNGEKSYKCEKCPRCFSTSSRLVQHQIIHSEDNPHKCVECGKAFYNGYSLTRHMIVHNGEKSYKCEKCPRCFSTSSRLVQHQVIHSEDNPHKCVECGKGFDNGYSLTRHKVVHTEEKSYKGL